Proteins co-encoded in one Streptomyces sp. JH34 genomic window:
- a CDS encoding DUF4245 domain-containing protein, with product MASKRGKQTVRDMILSMLVITAVAGVVYLFIPHDDKADPIKAVDYRVELATARRAAPYPVAAPDGLSKGWKPTSVSYEGHNGAGWHLGFLDPDDRYVAVEQSTTPARKYVPEVSQDAEDTGRTREVSGRAWEVWEGAKYDALVLHAEGVTTVVTGSAPTDRLAEMAAALKTGPADDAPASEAPAAS from the coding sequence GTGGCAAGCAAGCGAGGCAAGCAGACCGTCCGGGACATGATCCTGTCGATGCTCGTGATCACCGCAGTGGCGGGCGTCGTCTACCTCTTCATCCCGCACGACGACAAGGCCGACCCGATCAAGGCGGTCGACTACCGGGTCGAGCTCGCGACGGCCCGTCGTGCCGCGCCGTACCCCGTGGCGGCGCCGGACGGCCTGTCGAAGGGCTGGAAGCCGACCTCCGTCTCGTACGAGGGTCACAACGGCGCCGGCTGGCACCTGGGCTTCCTCGACCCGGACGACCGGTACGTCGCCGTGGAGCAGTCGACGACCCCGGCGAGGAAGTACGTGCCCGAGGTCAGCCAGGACGCGGAGGACACCGGCCGCACGCGCGAGGTCTCGGGCCGGGCCTGGGAGGTCTGGGAGGGCGCGAAGTACGACGCCCTCGTGCTGCACGCCGAGGGTGTGACGACGGTCGTCACCGGCTCGGCCCCCACGGACCGGCTGGCCGAGATGGCCGCCGCGCTGAAGACCGGCCCGGCCGACGACGCCCCCGCTTCCGAGGCCCCCGCCGCTTCCT
- the glpX gene encoding class II fructose-bisphosphatase — translation MSEHHLPSPLEVSPEAPDRNLALELVRVTEAAAMAAGRWVGRGDKIGADGAAVNAMRTLVSTVSMNGVVVIGEGEKDEAPMLFNGERVGDGTGAEVDIAVDPIDGTTLNAKGMPNAIAVLAAADRGSMFDPSAVFYMDKLVTGPEAADFVDINAPVSVNIRRVARAKNSAPEDVTVVILDRPRHEGVVKEIRETGARIKFISDGDVAGSIMAAREGTGVDLLMGIGGTPEGIISACAIKCLGGVIQGKLWPKDEAERQRALDAGHDLDRVLSTDDLVSGDNVFFVATGITDGELLRGVRYRAETATTESLVMRSKSGTIRRIDSTHRLSKLRAYSAIDFDRAK, via the coding sequence ATGTCCGAGCATCATCTGCCGTCCCCGCTCGAGGTCTCCCCGGAGGCCCCCGACCGCAACCTGGCCCTGGAGCTGGTGCGGGTCACCGAGGCCGCAGCCATGGCCGCCGGGCGCTGGGTCGGCCGCGGCGACAAGATCGGCGCCGACGGTGCCGCCGTGAACGCCATGCGTACGCTCGTCTCCACGGTGTCGATGAACGGTGTCGTCGTCATCGGTGAGGGCGAGAAGGACGAAGCCCCCATGCTGTTCAACGGCGAGCGCGTCGGCGACGGCACCGGAGCGGAGGTCGACATCGCCGTCGACCCGATCGACGGCACCACGCTCAACGCCAAGGGCATGCCCAACGCGATCGCCGTACTGGCGGCCGCGGACCGCGGCTCGATGTTCGACCCGTCCGCGGTCTTCTACATGGACAAGCTGGTCACCGGCCCGGAAGCCGCCGACTTCGTCGACATCAACGCGCCGGTGTCCGTCAACATCCGGCGCGTCGCGCGGGCCAAGAACTCGGCGCCCGAGGACGTCACCGTCGTCATCCTCGACCGCCCCCGGCACGAGGGCGTCGTGAAGGAGATCCGGGAGACCGGCGCCCGGATCAAGTTCATCTCCGACGGCGACGTGGCGGGATCGATCATGGCCGCACGCGAGGGCACCGGCGTCGACCTGCTGATGGGCATCGGCGGCACCCCCGAGGGCATCATCTCGGCCTGCGCCATAAAGTGCCTCGGCGGTGTCATCCAGGGCAAGCTCTGGCCCAAGGACGAGGCCGAGCGGCAGCGCGCGCTGGACGCCGGCCACGACCTGGACCGGGTCCTGTCGACGGACGACCTCGTCAGCGGGGACAACGTGTTCTTCGTCGCCACCGGGATCACCGACGGTGAACTGCTGCGCGGTGTGCGGTACCGCGCGGAGACAGCCACCACGGAGTCCCTGGTGATGCGGTCCAAGTCGGGCACGATCCGCAGGATCGACTCGACGCACCGGCTCTCGAAGCTCCGCGCCTACAGCGCGATCGACTTCGACCGCGCCAAGTAG